Proteins from one Terriglobales bacterium genomic window:
- a CDS encoding LemA family protein: MKALIAVIVIVVLLFAVGGSYVSAKNQMVTKNESVKAAWSQVDIVLQRRADLIPNLVETVKGFAQQEQTVFGDIAKARSALLSAGGPSEKIAANQQLDGALGRLLVVVENYPQLRSNENFLRLQDELAGTENRIAVERKRYNDALQDYNTFIGMFPNSIWANMAGFKRNDAYFAAAEGSRQTPKVDFSGVQRNPTSPPPQPSTQPAH; this comes from the coding sequence ATGAAGGCTCTAATCGCTGTCATTGTGATCGTTGTGTTGCTGTTCGCAGTCGGAGGAAGTTATGTCAGTGCCAAGAACCAAATGGTCACGAAGAACGAAAGCGTCAAAGCTGCGTGGTCACAGGTCGACATCGTACTTCAGCGCCGAGCCGATTTGATTCCTAATCTAGTGGAGACGGTGAAGGGATTTGCTCAACAGGAACAGACAGTATTTGGGGATATCGCGAAAGCTCGATCCGCTCTGCTATCAGCTGGGGGTCCATCGGAGAAGATTGCGGCGAACCAGCAATTGGACGGGGCGCTGGGCCGGCTTCTTGTTGTGGTCGAAAATTATCCGCAACTGCGATCCAACGAAAACTTTTTGCGTCTGCAAGACGAACTAGCGGGCACAGAAAACAGAATTGCCGTTGAGAGAAAGCGCTATAACGATGCGCTGCAGGACTACAACACCTTCATCGGAATGTTCCCCAACAGCATATGGGCCAACATGGCCGGATTCAAGCGAAACGATGCCTATTTTGCCGCCGCCGAGGGGTCTCGCCAAACTCCGAAGGTAGATTTTTCCGGAGTACAGCGCAACCCAACTTCCCCGCCACCGCAACCCAGTACCCAGCCGGCTCATTAA